In the Styela clava chromosome 8, kaStyClav1.hap1.2, whole genome shotgun sequence genome, one interval contains:
- the LOC120346753 gene encoding heparan sulfate glucosamine 3-O-sulfotransferase 1-like isoform X1: MYTHSRRFLLKSLVLFLVTVGITILGVQLLRMWRFRKIIYMTEKQVDAKSGMTERDRLVLEFYKRNKNNEKMKRLPDIIGIGAEKCGTGWLQFALQHHPMIKVGLNEVHFFNNGDYFKGMEFYRSKLPNTTKNELCMEKTPGYFNFGTPETPARIISQLPNVKLWLVLCNPTLRTFSDFVHETALGSIKFRGSFDNYVNKFVREARIKFSKTDEDNFETISDAWHKRMGDSHILTRGIYYHSLKRWLKYFSLDQLFVVSGEELQYNSGAVVEKLQDFLGIPRMILPDDFVKNPDTGLYCIRPTSVADSKVKYAPMNCYTATAHGRAKGRTRSNSTSFVPNPNSLKILDTFFKPYNDMLFEFIGRKLW; encoded by the exons ATGTATACTCATAGTCGAAGATTTTTACTGAAATCCCTCGTGTTATTTTTGGTTACCGTTGGGATAACCATTTTAGGAGTGCAGTTATTAAGAATGTGGAGATTTCGAAAGATTATATATATGACTGAGAAGCAAGTAG acGCAAAATCGGGTATGACAGAAAGAGACAGACTCGTGTTAGAATTCtacaaaagaaataaaaacaatgag AAAATGAAACGTCTTCCTGACATCATCGGAATAGGCGCTGAAAAATGCGGAACCGGGTGGTTGCAGTTTGCGTTACAACACCATCCAATGATAAAGGTTGGCTTGAACGaagttcattttttcaataatggGGATTATTTCAAAGGAATGGAATTTTATCG AAGTAAATTGCCTAATActacaaaaaatgaattatgCATGGAAAAGACTCCAggttattttaattttggaacACCAGAGACGCCAGCAAGAATAATATCTCAGTTGCCAAATGTTAAATTGTGGCTCGTGTTATGCAATCCTACACTGCGAACGTTTTCAGATTTTGTTCATGAG ACGGCGCTGGGAAGTATAAAATTTCGGGGGAGCTTTGATAATTATGTCAATAAGTTTGTTCGTGAAGCAAGAATAAAATTCTCAAAAACTGATGAGGACAACTTTGAAACAATTTCAGATGCTTGGCATAAGCGTATGGGAGATTCTCATATTCTGACCAGAGGAATTTACTACCATTCGCTGAAAAG GTGGTTGAAGTATTTTTCATTGGATCAATTGTTTGTAGTGAGTGGAGAAGAACTTCAATATAATTCTGGAGCCGTGGTAGAGAAG cTTCAAGATTTTCTAGGAATTCCAAGGATGATTCTGCCTGACGATTTCGTGAAAAATCCAGATACTGGTTTATATTGCATCAGACCTACCAGTGTGGCTGACTCAAAAGTCAAGTACGCTCCGATGAATTGTTATACTGCGACAGCGCATGGGAGGGCGAAAGGAAGAACTCGATCAAATTCTACCTCATTCGTACCGAATCCGAACTCACTAAAAATTTTGGACACATTCTTCAAGCCTTACAATGATAtgttatttgaatttattggaaGAAAATTGTGGTAG
- the LOC120346753 gene encoding heparan sulfate glucosamine 3-O-sulfotransferase 4-like isoform X2 — protein MKRLPDIIGIGAEKCGTGWLQFALQHHPMIKVGLNEVHFFNNGDYFKGMEFYRSKLPNTTKNELCMEKTPGYFNFGTPETPARIISQLPNVKLWLVLCNPTLRTFSDFVHETALGSIKFRGSFDNYVNKFVREARIKFSKTDEDNFETISDAWHKRMGDSHILTRGIYYHSLKRWLKYFSLDQLFVVSGEELQYNSGAVVEKLQDFLGIPRMILPDDFVKNPDTGLYCIRPTSVADSKVKYAPMNCYTATAHGRAKGRTRSNSTSFVPNPNSLKILDTFFKPYNDMLFEFIGRKLW, from the exons ATGAAACGTCTTCCTGACATCATCGGAATAGGCGCTGAAAAATGCGGAACCGGGTGGTTGCAGTTTGCGTTACAACACCATCCAATGATAAAGGTTGGCTTGAACGaagttcattttttcaataatggGGATTATTTCAAAGGAATGGAATTTTATCG AAGTAAATTGCCTAATActacaaaaaatgaattatgCATGGAAAAGACTCCAggttattttaattttggaacACCAGAGACGCCAGCAAGAATAATATCTCAGTTGCCAAATGTTAAATTGTGGCTCGTGTTATGCAATCCTACACTGCGAACGTTTTCAGATTTTGTTCATGAG ACGGCGCTGGGAAGTATAAAATTTCGGGGGAGCTTTGATAATTATGTCAATAAGTTTGTTCGTGAAGCAAGAATAAAATTCTCAAAAACTGATGAGGACAACTTTGAAACAATTTCAGATGCTTGGCATAAGCGTATGGGAGATTCTCATATTCTGACCAGAGGAATTTACTACCATTCGCTGAAAAG GTGGTTGAAGTATTTTTCATTGGATCAATTGTTTGTAGTGAGTGGAGAAGAACTTCAATATAATTCTGGAGCCGTGGTAGAGAAG cTTCAAGATTTTCTAGGAATTCCAAGGATGATTCTGCCTGACGATTTCGTGAAAAATCCAGATACTGGTTTATATTGCATCAGACCTACCAGTGTGGCTGACTCAAAAGTCAAGTACGCTCCGATGAATTGTTATACTGCGACAGCGCATGGGAGGGCGAAAGGAAGAACTCGATCAAATTCTACCTCATTCGTACCGAATCCGAACTCACTAAAAATTTTGGACACATTCTTCAAGCCTTACAATGATAtgttatttgaatttattggaaGAAAATTGTGGTAG
- the LOC120346754 gene encoding MOB-like protein phocein codes for MVMKETEMSSGQILRRNPPGTKSADLYNWPDQSFDEMDTTLAVQQYIQQTIRKDYSDIDQILSAPEGQDEGVWKYEHLRQFCLELNGLAVKLQTECTAETCSQMTATEQWIFLCAAHKTPKECPAIDYTRHTLDGAACLLNSNKYFPSRVSIKESSVAKLGSVCRRVYRIFSHAYYHHRHIFDEFENESHLCRRFTVFVVKYNLMSRDNLIVPILPDPEDPSPKETSPTYTLVSSQVENEDGQPAEDSPLDETPATDDTLSTTIIQAATAEQSEDEPKITQEEGFGHSGGTADFATLKLSKSSDKKDSTKSVNANNSNNLVSKLESTILDLAAAGDNSELSPERNEETEDSD; via the exons ATGGTTATGAAAGAGACCGAGATGAGTTCTGGCCAGATTTTAAGAAGGAACCCACCTGGGACAAAGAGTGCT GATCTCTATAACTGGCCAGACCAGAGTTTTGATGAGATGGATACAACACTGGCTGTCCAGCAATATATTCAACAAACCATTCGTAAAGATTACAGTGATATTGATCAAATATTATCAGCTCCAGAGGGTCAGGATGAAGGAGTATGGAAATATGAACATCTTAG GCAATTTTGCTTGGAACTTAATGGGCTTGCGGTCAAGCTTCAGACTGAATGTACAGCTGAAACATGTTCACAGATGACTGCAACAGAGCAGTGGATATTTCTTTGTGCTGCTCATAAAACTCCCAAAGAATGTCCTGCTATAGATTACACAAGACATACATTAGATGGTGCTGCATGTTTATTAAACAGCAACAAGTATTTTCCAAGCAG AGTCAGCATCAAAGAATCATCTGTGGCGAAGTTAGGATCTGTATGTAGAAGAGTTtatagaatattttctcatGCTTATTATCACCATAGACACATATTTGATGAGTTCGAG AATGAAAGTCACCTCTGTCGTAGATTCACTGTCTTTGTTGTCAAATACAATTTAATGTCACGAGACAATTTAATAGTTCCAATACTGCCTGATCCTGAGGATCCATCCCCAAAGGAAACCTCTCCGACATACACTCTTGTATCATCACAG GTTGAAAATGAAGATGGACAACCTGCCGAGGACTCACCTCTCGATGAGACGCCTGCTACAGATGATACATTGTCAACGACAATCATACAAGCCGCAACTGCGGAACAATCAGAGGACGAACCA aaaataacTCAGGAGGAAGGATTTGGACATTCCGGTGGAACTGCTGACTTTGCTACGCTCAAACTTTCAAAATCATCAGACAAGAAGGATTCAACTAAAAGTGTGAATGccaacaacagcaacaatttGGTTTCCAAATTAGAATCCACAATACTTGATTTAGCAGCAGCTGGGGATAATTCTGAACTTTCCCCTGAACGAAACGAGGAAACAGAAGATTCTGACTGA
- the LOC120346752 gene encoding dihydroxyacetone phosphate acyltransferase-like yields the protein MDLLYLPSEDLKEHGYSNLLKEVQQLGWFGPITFSKGIYYPEKYKHKIDRTPQDIWKGVLDADRVQWIASNIAREEEKDKGEILKDASKILQEMAYKEHLNLVRFFGFSMYHVMNTIYQEGIYYNTDTLEALKKAIREHPVILMPSHRCYMDFLVVSVLSVHLGLPLPAIASGMDFMTMKGVGFLLRSSGAFFMRRSFGTDRLYWALFTEYVHSLIINGDRTIEFFIEGTRSRSGKSLNPKLGLFSVVAEPYLKAQIYDIMIVPVSISYDRILEESLYAYELLGVPKPKESTSGLFKATGVLQQNYGSLHVHFSEPISIRKECCHMDRAIHSCYPRYMLRLTSAEQSYLNDLAFKVIQIQQKNMVISVWSLIATVLIHSLGGLKFIDLIKQIQWLLDLLRRCNVKVRVQSGNLEDVVKHVLFQYNHLVKVDSKNAEEATVRIKQDEKPISTRSSKKLVILQPVVRDRAAIHIIVASYRNQLIHVFVKPALVAIDLQIKHGLLECDTEQFDIHFADVSNEFQFMREMFYKEFIFAPNQLNTDYKEGLNFLCHSGALEKNGSVLRYHSRGKNVITFLMDLLRPFLTCYKLICDYASQFHHARELKEFCNLVQLWMAESIEDNQVMLEILSKDMINNGVHGIEKTGALRISKKAGEHIVHVRRRKAQSISKKLECLREGKHDVQSLQTISSQSKL from the exons ATGGACTTGTTGTACCTTCCAAGTGAAGATTTGAAAGAACATGGATATTCCAATTTATTGAAAGAGGTTCAACAGTTAGGTTGGTTTGGCCCTATCACTTTTTCAAAAGGAATTTATTACCCggaaaaatataaacataagaTTGATCGAACTCCTCAAGATATTTGGAAAGGGGTTCTTGATGCCGACCGTGTACAGTGGATTGCATCAAACATTGCAAGAGAGGAAGAAAAAGATAAGGGAGAGATTCTGAAAGATGCTTCGAAAATTCTTCAAGAAATGGCATACAAGGAACATTTGAATTTGGTTAGATTTTTCGGATTTTCAATGTATCACGTTATGAATACGATTTACCAAGAAGGAATTTATTATAACACTGATACACTGGAGGCATTAAAAAAAGCGATTAGAGAACACCCCGTTATTTTAATGCCCAGTCATCGTTGCTATATGGACTTTCTTGTTGTTTCTGTTCTTTCTGTACATTTAGGATTGCCGCTTCCCGCAATCGCGTCAGGCATGGACTTCATGACAATGAAAGGGGTTGGTTTTCTTCTTCGATCAAGTGGTGCATTTTTCATGCGACGTTCTTTTGGAACAGATAGATTATATTGGGCTCTTTTTACGGAATATGTTCACAGTTTGATTATAAATGGCGATCGTACCattgaatttttcattgaagGTACAAGAAGTAGATCTGGAAAGTCCTTGAATCCAAAATTGGGTCTGTTCTCTGTTGTTGCTGAGCCATATTTgaaagctcaaatatatgacaTCATGATTGTTCCTGTTAGCATTTCTTATGATAGAATCCTGGAAGAGTCTTTATATGCATATGAGCTACTTGGTGTGCCAAAACCTAAGGAATCAACATCAGGCCTATTTAAAGCAACTGGAGTTCTGCAACAAAACTACGGAAGTTTACACGTTCATTTTTCTGAGCCAATTTCAATCAGAAAAGAGTGCTGTCACATGGATCGTGCAATACATTCATGTTATCCTCGATACATGCTACGTTTAACTTCAGCAGAACAAAGTTATCTTAATGATCTTGCATTCAAAGTCATTCAAATTCAGCAGAAAAATATGGTTATCAGTGTTTGGTCATTGATCGCAACCGTTCTTATTCATAGTCTTGGAGGGTTAAAGTTCATCGATTTAATAAAACAGATTCAATGGCTTCTGGATTTACTTCGTAGATGTAATGTCAAAGTCAGAGTTCAAAGTGGAAACTTAGAAGACGTTGTTAAGCATGTTTTGTTCCAGTACAACCATCTTGTAAAAGTAGATTCCAAAAACGCTGAGGAAGCAACTGTGAGAATTAAACAAGATGAAAAACCAATCTCTACACGATCTTCAAAAAAGCTGGTTATATTGCAACCTGTGGTTCGTGACAGAGCAGCAATTCACATTATTGTTGCAAGTTATAGAAATCAACTCATTCATGTTTTTGTAAAACCAGCCTTGGTAGCAATAGATCTTCAAATTAAACATGGGCTACTTGAATGTGACACAGAACAATTTGATATCCATTTTGCTGACGtttcgaatgaatttcaatttatgAGGGAAATGTTTTATAAGGAGTTTATATTTGCACCAAATCAGTTAAATACTGATTACAAAGAAGGGTTAAATTTTCTTTGTCATTCCGGAGCATTAGAGAAAAATGGCAGTGTCTTGAGATATCACTCCAGAGGAAAAAACGTTATAACGTTTCTCATGGATTTGTTGCGTCCTTTCTTGACCTGTTATAAACTTATATGTGACTATGCTTCACAATTCCATCATGCTCGTGAGCTGAAAGAATTTTGTAATCTTGTTCAGCTTTGGATGGCAGAAAGTATTGAAGATAATCAAGTGATGCTCGAGATTTTATCCAAGGATATGATCAACAATGGCGTGCATGGCATAGAGAAGACTGGGGCACTGAGAATAAGCAAG AAAGCCGGCGAGCATATTGTTCATGTGAGAAGAAGGAAGGCCCAATCAATCAGTAAAAAACTTGAATGTCTGAGAGAAGGAAAACATGATGTACAATCTTTGCAGACAATCAGTAGCCAatcaaaattatga
- the LOC120346755 gene encoding cyclin-dependent kinase 2-associated protein 1-like, whose product MASKQSSSGSGGSGQQMFVRQSPVPQSKYADLLAVIEELGKDIKPTYAGSRSATERLKRGILHARALVRECLIETERSARS is encoded by the exons ATGGCAAGCAAACAATCTTCATCAG GTTCTGGTGGTTCAGGGCAACAAATGTTTGTTCGTCAAAGTCCAGTTCCTCAGAGCAAATATGCCGATTTACTGGCTGTCATTGAAGAACTAGGAAAGGATATCAAGCCAACATATGCTGGAAGTAGAAGTGCGACTGAGAGATTGAAAAGAG GTATTCTTCATGCTCGTGCACTAGTTCGTGAATGCTTGATAGAGACTGAAAGAAGTGCAAGATCATGA